One stretch of Psilocybe cubensis strain MGC-MH-2018 chromosome 6, whole genome shotgun sequence DNA includes these proteins:
- a CDS encoding ATP-binding cassette transporter abc4, with amino-acid sequence MVSISQGSAPTSRARVRNHISSYGGRTILGFMVARFFGSMALLSASLATPWQDCEVIYRWKGYTLCLSYTFPVVFFYSSVLGIIALVSKDQSRLATRLNIVLLLLAMCVYTYRDIWPLATYDQTPADAAEGHILWSKISLLAFIAIFIPLFCPRPYIPVDPKNPMPIPNPEQTSSWISRVTYTYIDSVILLANRVSHLSYKQLPPLSDYDAAKYQAQEAFPHLDTYRGAKRRHLFFGMVYHFRKREQLAILCPVLDHFLILISVLTRIRYMETGGANATVKPWLWILMILMGPVFRSMFQHWDLYIETVILVRTQAVLTQLVFEHSLRIRLKAEAPSNTTAVSVTDSVSDDEDVETIADDSSAEGSTVQASTSRTASSKDGSSTPVSVKGKSKATDKEQAKPSAPKKHAGDAENLLGRINNLVTSDLDSIVDGAEFPNLLIYIPLQITFSIIFLSKVLGWSALVGLITLLVTSPLSGYMAKWVNNVQETKMKKTDARVQTITESINVIRMIKLFGWENRMSRKLDETREEELRWIWKMKVKRSFFHPTIIPSLAMLLTYAAHTVIMKENLTASKIFSSMAVFSILRDQIGQISWQATTIIEGKVSLDRLTHFLHNTEVLDRFTNSDKPLASGIALPLEGENAEQLEIGFRNATFAWSLKDADGTLTPSSRSYRLRVRDTLLFKRNCINLIVGPTGSGKTSIIMALLGEMHFIPTGPDSWFNLPRLGGVAYAAQESWVQSTTIKENILFGSPYDEERYKKVIYQCALKQDLELFEAGDATEVGERGLTLSGGQKTRVTLARAIYSSADIVLLDDIFAALDVHTSTWILNRCLRGDLVKGRTIILVTHNIALVGPVAKFVVSIKSDGSISSAETVTDLVELAPEIEQLDIPDPTEGVSASVNASGEGKLVVAEEIAQGHITWRSLKLLVFSLGGRHPVLFYLALTVMLSATQVTAILQTWFLGVWGAQYESRAPSEVSLPYYLGMFSTLIFGQTFLSFGMIIFYNYRTVVASRVIHAALMESVFGSTFRWLDETPIGRIIARCTQDIRTVDTNVVQSFLWVIDQIIGLISKLGAIVLFTPIFVIPGVVVAIVGTVLGSMYLRAQLSIKREMSNARSPLLAHFNAAIHGLVSIRAYGAQQAFKAESLSRIDHFSRIARSSWNVNRWVGLRTDFLGAFFTASLAFYQVYIQNTSASDTGFSLNMAIGFCTYIFWLIRIFNNFEIESNSLERIQSYIDIDHEPKATSTGVPPASWPTSGDLRVENLTARYSQTSPEVLHGLSFHIHSGERIGIVGRTGSGKSSLTLALLRCILTGGKVYFDGLPTDEINLEALRSSITIIPQTPELLSGTLRQNLDPFEQHSDAKLNDALRSAGLFSLQEEAGEARLTLDSKIAGSGSNLSVGQRQIIALARAMVRESKLLILDEATSAIDYKTDEIIQNTLRTRLDAGVTVITVAHRLQTIIDADKIMVLDNGNIVEFGAPQTLLRNENGFLRAMVDGSGDKEKLYELAGGV; translated from the exons ATGGTATCGATCTCCCAAGGCAGTGCTCCTACCTCTAGAGCAAGGGTTAGGAACCATATCTCGAGTTACGGTGGACGTACCATATTGGGGTTTATGGTGGCACGTTTCTTTGGCTCCATGGCTCTTCTTTCTGCGTCTTTGGCTACCCCTTGGCAGGATTGTGAAGTCATTTATCGTTGGAAGGGATATACCCTTTGTCTTTCATATACATTTCCAGTCGTTTTT TTTTACTCCAGTGTATTGGGAATAATCGCGCTAGTGTCGAAGGATCAAAGTCGCCTAGCTACTCGATTGAACATCGTCCTCTTGCTTTTAGCGATGTGCGTCTACACCTATCGCGACATTTGGCCGTTGGCTACATACGACCAGACCCCGGCAGATGCTGCTGAGGGTCACATACTTTGGTCAAAAATCAGTCTTCTCGCTTTTATAGCCATATTCATTCCGTTGTTTTGCCCTCGTCCTTACATTCCTGTTGACCCCAAG AACCCAATGCCTATACCGAATCCAGAACAGACATCCTCATGGATCTCACGAGTCACGTATACATATATCGACTCCGTCATTCTTCTGGCCAATAGAGTGTCGCACCTTAGCTATAAGCAGCTCCCGCCGCTCTCGGACTACGATGCGGCAAAATATCAAGCGCAAGAAGCCTTTCCG CATCTGGATACCTATCGTGGGGCCAAACGACGACATCTCTTTTTTGGAATGGTGTACCACTTCCGTAAGAGGGAGCA GCTGGCAATTCTTTGTCCAGT CTTGGATCATTTTCTCATACTTATATCAGTACTCACACGAATCAGGTACATGGAAACTGGCGGAGCTAATGCGACGGTCAAACCTTGGTTATGGATTCTTATGATCCTCATGGGACCCGTGTTCAGATCTATGTTCCAACATTGGGACCTATATATTGAGACGGTGATACTTGTGCGTACTCAGGCAGTCCTCACTCAGCTTGTTTTCGAGCATAGCTTGCGTATAAGGCTCAAGGCTGAGGCTCCCAGCAACACAACCGCTGTATCTGTTACTGACAGCGTGAGTGATGATGAGGACGTCGAAACTATTGCAGACGACAGTTCTGCGGAAGGCTCGACTGTTCAGGCCTCAACCTCACGCACAGCCTCTAGTAAGGACGGTTCTTCAACGCCTGTGTCTGTCAAGGGGAAGTCAAAGGCCACGGACAAGGAGCAGGCTAAGCCTTCTGCTCCGAAAAAGCACGCCGGGGATGCTGAGAACTTACTCGGAAGAATTAATAACCTCGTCACCAGTGACCTCGATAGTATCGTCGATGGCGCTGAATTTCCCAATTTGC TTATTTATATACCTTTGCAAATCACGTTTTCCATCATCTTTTTGAGCAAGGTACTTGGTTGGAG CGCCCTTGTGGGTCTCATCACCTTGCTCGTTACAAGTCCCCTCAGTGGTTACATGGCAAAGTGGGTCAACAATGTACAGGAAACTAAAATGAAAAAG ACTGATGCGAGAGTTCAAACAATTACCGAAT CAATAAACGTCATACGCATGATCAAGTTATTCGGATGGGAAAATAGGATGTCTCGCAAATTGGACGAAACGAGGGAAGAAGAACTTCGCTGGATatggaagatgaaggtgaaACGCTCATTCTTTCATCC CACTATCATTCCGTCTTTGGCCATGTTGTTAACATATGCTGCACATACCGTCATCATGAAAGAAAATTTGACTG CGTCGAAAATTTTCTCTAGCATGGCTGTGTTCTCCATCTTGCGGGACCAAATTGGCCAAATTTCTTGGCAAGCAACTACAATCATTGAAG GCAAAGTGTCACTCGATCGACTCACGCATTTCTTGCACAACACCGAGGTCCTTGATAGATTTACGAATTCGGACAAACCTTTGGCAAGCGGTATTGCTCTGCCCTTGGAAGGCGAAAATGCCGAGCAACTTGAGATTGGCTTCCGTAATGCCACTTTTGCCTGGTCGCTCAAAGATGCGGATGGAACGCTAACTCCTTCAAGTCGAAGCTACAGGCTTCGTGTACGAGACACATTACTATTTAAGCGTAATTGTATAAATCTTATCGTCGGACCAAC TGGGTCAGGTAAAACGTCAATAATCATGGCTTTACTCG GAGAGATGCATTTTATACCAACGGGCCCCGACTCATGGTTTAACCTTCCTCGCCTAGGGGGTGTAGCTTATGCAGCCCAAGAATCGTGGGTACAAAGCACAACTATAAAGGAAAACATTCTATTCGGTTCACCATACGATGAGGAGAGGTACAAGAAag TTATATATCAATGCGCATTGAAACAAGATCTGGAATTGTTTGAAGCTGGAGATGCGACAGAGGTTGGTGAACGCGGGCTGACTCTCAG CGGTGGTCAGAAG ACAAGAGTGACGTTGGCACGCGCTATTTACTCATCAGCGGATATCGTCTTACTGGACGACATCTTCGCTGCTTTAGACGTTCATAC GTCAACCTGGATATTAAATCGGTGCCTTCGGGGAGACCTCGTCAAAGGAAGGACAATTATCCTCGTA ACTCACAATATTGCTCTCGTGGGCCCTGTTGCCAAGTTTGTCGTATCAATTAAATCAGATGGATCAATAAGCTCTGCGGAAACCGTCACCGATCTTGTCGAACTGGCTCCTGAAATCGAGCAGCTTGATATTCCTGATCCCACCGAAGGCGTTTCAGCCTCCGTAAATGCATCAGGTGAAGGAAAACTTGTTGTTGCAGAAGAGATTGCACAGGGACACATAACCTGGCGTTCACTGAAATTGCTTGTATTTTCCCTGGGAGGGAGACACCCCGTTTTATTCTATTTGGCATTAACAGTGATGCTGTCTGCCACCCAAGTAACGGCCATCTTGCAGACATGGTTTCTTGGCGTATGGGGTGCTCAGTATGAGTCTCGTGCGCCTTCAGAGGTTTCTCTTCCATA CTACTTGGGCATGTTTTCTACGCTCATTTTTGGCCAAACATTTTTATCATTTGGGATGATCATATTCTACAACTATCGCACTGTTGTTGCGTCGCGGGTTATCCATGCCGCACTGATGGAATCAGTGTTTGGAAGTACATTCAG GTGGTTGGACGAAACACCCATCGGACGCATCATCGCGCGATGCACACAAGATATTCGTACCGTGGACACTAACGTGGTTCAGTCATTCCTATGGGTCATTGACCAAATAATTGGGCTGATTAGCAAGCTCGGTGCTATTGTCCTTTTCACTCCCATCTTCGTAATTCCCGGTGTTGTCGTTGCGATTGTCGGGACAGTTTTGGGAAGTATGTACCTGAGAGCGCAGCTTTCGATTAAACGGGAAATGAG CAATGCTCGATCGCCTTTACTTGCTCACTTTAATGCAGCAATTCATGGTCTAG TTTCGATTCGCGCATACGGAGCGCAACAAGCTTTCAAAGCAGAATCACTCTCTCGTATTGACCACTTCTCACGTATTGCACGGTCATCTTGGAACGTCAACAGATGGGTTGGCCTCCGTACAGATTTCCTGGGCGCATTTTTTACTGCCTCCCTTGCATTCTATCAAGTATACATTCAAAACACCAGCGCATCAGATACAGGATTCTCTCTCAACATGGCCATCGGTTTCTGCACATACATTTTCTGGCTTATTCGGATATTCaataactttgaaatcgAGTCTAACAG CTTGGAGCGTATCCAGAGttacattgacattgaccaCGAGCCCAAGGCAACCTCTACGGGAGTGCCACCAGCATCCTGGCCTACGAGTGGGGACTTGCGTGTGGAAAATTTGACAGCTCGATATTCACAG ACAAGTCCAGAAGTACTACATGGTCTATCGTTTCACATACATTCTGGAGAAAGAATTGGCATCG TCGGTAGAACAGGTAGTGGGAAG AGCTCATTGACGCTCGCGCTTCTTAGATGCATTCTTACCGGCGGAAAGGTTTATTTCGACGGGCTACCAACCGATGAGATTAACCTTGAAGCTCTTAGGTCCAGTATCACTATCATCCCCCAAACA CCGGAACTGTTGAGTGGTACACTACGTCAAAATCTCGATCCATTCGAGCAACATAGCGATGCAAAGCTTAACGATGCATTGCGATCCGCAGGACTGTTCTCGTTGCAGGAAGAAGCAGGAGAAGCTCGACTTACACTGGACAGCAAAATTGCAGGCAGCGGTAGTAACCTATCCGTGGGTCAGAGGCAGATAATTGCTCTAGCTAGAGCTATGGTTCGCGAGAGCAAGCTCCTTATCCTTGACGAAG CGACATCTGCCATTG ATTATAAAACGGATGAGATTATCCAGAACACTCTACGTACTCGACTTGACGCTGGTGTTACAGTCATCACTGTTGCACATCGACTTCAGACCATCATAGACGCGGACAAAATCATGGTTCTTGATAATGGCAACATC GTTGAATTTGGCGCTCCCCAAACATTATTAAGAAATGAGAATGGTTTTCTGAGAGCAATGGTCGATGGAAGTGGGGATAAAGAGAAGTTGTACGAACTTGCCGGGGGCGTGTAG